From a region of the Phaeodactylum tricornutum CCAP 1055/1 chromosome 4, whole genome shotgun sequence genome:
- a CDS encoding predicted protein, whose product MTASDNQPAKRKEHPRRNRRRLFRSFLPCLVLALCTLLWWSWDLVHFDQGWYKEAVAITGLQESSRTMAEASETRTKATITTAPTASEDLLPPLQVWREYQAQHGVDSLKQEYGSRKRNSTTIPSSSTSRRFAVVMYTCPHRVGNFWNSAVHAIIWAVAHNRTILLRSMYVEESACRDIVRVPSWIPRYNVWNHQLGLPSPQPWNLTNQTANSIAIGATNNALVAWVPQLPYISRNRKVVPMAAWGSDLLSDRFKAYVQSQSQLYNKDLEQSSHHSSDNNGNKDTTFTATSTRFLPSRVSALYALGSTFLDGMLLNEVFPFNPTRFNRKVLLPSTNNASISVDHAVVFDPEASSLFSVALHSRHVGIADDGSYVPSEIACLQTLLARSNYTSCRVTILADRDVAVAKLISWLRTHTSCVIVTAAHPEPSNSSLNERNPSAKVGSLDEHGTNAGQGFLDELALALSYPLDAVIGESLRSSFAILHKLAAYQHSFRHFPVLSRDATAIHNKLQVCELPFKREYGYDYGPGTPTFRHTSRVKPLPQQQAWKEYLRQHSGDALEREWQSGRGSSAWENRVFAVVPFTVCSVDGSSLFHWMDSIRNALSPVQSDATSGGMPCATKLPENVARLRPHPELALYETWAPRLGLPVPLELAHSLTVDGTALKIDRFRFYKTIRNKNRPLLNSTDTQGWAVDPTSSTMDGKRANQTSGSNMEQVLLAEGREYLYGMLFENSLLSESFTHTLTKAELAGFTVGLFAAHQEYSEALHRTSNGYGKQQTVDILREIDCLKRVLPPPPPSPVLPTSATTLAPLACTVLAAADHPSILTALQDWLGVNRPDCSLRHSLPSFSSEDSRESWQESFPKDSDLLSQARNAWIQVVVEGNESQNATSAAQAAVVSSTLIRNRLELQRRDEAWKLGRVPMVLPSLETCVLLPLNAIVATS is encoded by the exons ATGACGGCATCGGACAATCAGCCAGCGAAGCGAAAGGAACATCCACGCAGGAACCGACGACGGCTATTTCGATCTTTTCTTCCATGTCTCGTACTGGCGCTGTGCACATTGCTTTGGTGGAGTTGGGATCTCGTGCATTTTGACCAAGGGTGGTACAAAGAGGCGGTTGCGATTACGGGGCTTCAAGAATCGTCCAGGACAATGGCGGAAGCCTCAGAGACTAGGACGAAGGCGACAATAACGACGGCACCCACCGCTTCAGAGGACCTTCTGCCGCCGCTGCAAGTCTGGCGCGAATACCAAGCCCAACACGGCGTCGACTCTCTGAAACAAGAATACGGCAGCAGAAAGAGAAACTCCACCACAATCCCGTCGTCCTCCACTTCCCGCCGCTTTGCTGTCGTTATGTACACTTGTCCTCATCGCGTGGGCAATTTTTGGAACAGTGCCGTGCACGCCATTATCTGGGCGGTAGCGCACAACAGGACCATCTTGCTGCGCAGCATGTACGTCGAGGAATCGGCCTGCCGAGATATTGTGCGTGTACCGTCCTGGATTCCTCGCTATAACGTGTGGAATCATCAACTCGGACTGCCGTCGCCCCAACCCTGGAACCTTACCAACCAAACGGCTAATAGTATCGCGATAGGTGCTACCAACAACGCATTGGTAGCCTGGGTCCCCCAGCTACCCTATATATCTCGGAATAGGAAAGTGGTACCCATGGCGGCGTGGGGGAGTGATTTACTCAGTGACCGATTCAAAGCGTACGTCCAGTCGCAGTCACAGCTCTATAACAAGGATCTGGAGCAAAGTAGCCACCATAGCAGcgacaacaacggcaacaaagACACGACTTTTACAGCAACCTCTACCCGCTTTTTGCCATCCCGAGTATCTGCACTGTACGCGCTTGGTTCCACTTTTTTAGATGGCATGCTATTGAATGAGGTCTTTCCCTTTAATCCGACTCGATTCAATCGCAAAGTTTTACTGCCGTCTACTAATAATGCCAGTATTTCCGTCGACCATGCGGTGGTTTTTGATCCCGAGGCTTCCTCCCTGTTTTCGGTCGCCTTGCACTCTAGACACGTCGGAATCGCCGACGATGGATCCTATGTGCCCAGCGAGATAGCTTGCCTTCAAACACTTCTTGCTCGCTCCAACTACACCTCCTGTCGCGTGACAATTTTGGCAGATCGGGACGTTGCCGTTGCGAAACTAATAAGCTGGTTACGTACGCACACTTCCTGCGTCATTGTCACAGCTGCTCACCCTGAGCCCAGCAACTCGTCGCTGAATGAAAGAAATCCTTCAGCGAAGGTGGGTAGTTTGGACGAACACGGAACCAACGCGGGACAAGGCTTCCTGGACGAGCTTGCTTTGGCCCTGTCCTACCCACTCGACGCCGTCATTGGCGAATCCCTTCGCTCCAGTTTCGCCATCCTACACAAACTCGCCGCCTACCAACACTCATTCCGTCACTTCCCGGTATTGAGTAGAGACGCGACAGCTATACACAACAAATTGCAAGTATGCGAACTGCCCTTCAAGCGCGAGTATGGCTACGACTACGGTCCCGGAACACCTACCTTTCGCCACACGAGCCGCGTTAAACCGTTGCCACAGCAGCAAGCCTGGAAAGAATACTTGCGGCAGCACTCGGGGGACGCACTGGAACGAGAATGGCAGTCAGGAAGAGGAAGCTCGGCGTGGGAAAACCGTGTCTTTGCTGTAGTTCCTTTCACCGTATGCTCGGTGGACGGTAGCTCTCTCTTCCATTGGATGGACAGCATTCGGAATGCGCTCTCCC CCGTCCAATCAGATGCCACGTCCGGCGGAATGCCGTGTGCGACCAAGCTACCCGAAAATGTGGCCCGGCTACGTCCCCATCCCGAACTTGCTTTGTACGAAACCTGGGCGCCGAGGCTAGGACTACCCGTACCCCTAGAGCTGGCCCATTCCTTAACAGTAGATGGAACCGCGCTGAAGATAGATCGATTCCGATTCTACAAAACTATCAGAAACAAGAATCGTCCGCTTTTGAACAGTACAGACACGCAAGGTTGGGCGGTAGACCCCACCAGTAGTACTATGGATGGAAAGCGTGCCAATCAGACTTCCGGCAGTAACATGGAGCAAGTTTTGCTTGCAGAGGGTAGAGAGTATCTGTACGGCATGTTGTTCGAGAATTCGCTGCTCTCGGAAAGCTTTACCCATACTTTGACCAAGGCCGAACTCGCTGGATTCACCGTGGGGCTTTTCGCTGCGCACCAAGAATATTCGGAAGCACTTCACCGAACCAGCAACGGTTACGGAAAGCAGCAAACAGTGGACATTCTTCGGGAAATCGACTGCCTGAAACGTGTactgccgccgccgccaccatCACCAGTACTGCCGACATCAGCAACGACACTAGCACCACTTGCGTGTACGGTCCTGGCAGCAGCGGACCATCCAAGTATTCTGACGGCGTTGCAAGATTGGCTCGGGGTAAATCGCCCAGATTGCAGCTTGCGTCATTCCTTGCCGTCGTTTTCCTCTGAGGATTCTCGTGAATCGTGGCAGGAATCCTTTCCGAAAGATTCGGATTTGTTGTCTCAGGCTCGAAATGCGTGGATTCaggtggtggtggaaggAAATGAGAGTCAGAATGCCACTAGCGCTGCGCAGGCGGCCGTGGTGAGCAGTACTTTGATACGAAATCGTTTGGAACTGCAGCGCCGTGATGAAGCTTGGAAACTAGGTCGTGTACCAATGGTATTGCCCAGTCTGGAGACTTGCGTGTTATTGCCATTGAACGCTATCGTGGCTACTAGCTAA